A window from Drosophila subobscura isolate 14011-0131.10 chromosome O, UCBerk_Dsub_1.0, whole genome shotgun sequence encodes these proteins:
- the LOC117897190 gene encoding uncharacterized protein LOC117897190, whose product MLFKYALLMATLVLGLVLGSVPKLKRPTTPKIHSLEQQSELLSVQNPSLTQMCFGYYGPKLNTVSSKYEGDYMQCTDSFEKSSQAIYCNWNSTLFGLASTGDYGCNTFADCSTIVDYVEAFECFARVGAQESKTMYAISANATESAATIQMQLQTKENQLAMCVNEADRYFVEDTTTMYEELNACLNGLPVDHTTSAPTTTIDYRTTGF is encoded by the exons ATGCTTTTCAAATACGCCCTGTTGATGGCCACGCTCGTCCTGGGCCTGGTGCTGGGTTCTGTACCGAAGCTCAAGCGACCAACGACTCCGAAGATTCACAGTTTGGAGCAACAGTCAGAGCTTCTGTCCGTCCAGAATCCCTCGCTGACGCAAATGTGTTTTGGCTACTATGGACCCAAGCTAAATACAGTTTCCAGCAAATACGAGGGTGATTACATGCAGTGCACCGACTCCTTCGAGAAGTCCAGCCAGGCGATATACTGCAACTGGAACAGTACGCTCTTTGGACTAGCAAGCACAGGAGACTATGGATGCAATACCTTCGCCGACTGCTCCACAATTGTTGATTATGTGGAGGCCTTTGAGTGCTTCGCCAGAGTG GGGGCCCAAGAGTCCAAGACGATGTATGCGATTTCGGCAAACGCCACCGAATCGGCTGCCACCATTCAGATGCAACTTCAGACGAAGGAGAACCAACTGGCCATGTGCGTGAATGAAGCTGACAGATACTTCGTGGAGGATACAACCACCATGTATGAGGAATTGAACGCCTGCCTCAATGGTCTCCCAGTGGATCATACTACATCGGCACCCACAACTACTATAGATTATCGAACGACAGGATTTTAG
- the LOC117899081 gene encoding uncharacterized protein LOC117899081, which translates to MYQKSYPIVVLSLCLSVVLASRLQAPPHKPQAHIQELKAESQDLASAHSQGSNLCFSTYLPIMDKINAAYETDFEGCINNYENASLAVDAKYTSAFEEIVNNAERSCRNLHACQYWSYSKMPLEDVLSGLDCATSVAADDAKIFYNISNTATELGAKIQADYLSIESRKDLCVNDAERTYVEGTTSIYEQLNACLRGDTVPTPSPATPAPAGF; encoded by the exons ATGTATCAGAAGTCATACCCGATCGTGGTGCTCTCGCTATGCCTGAGCGTTGTCCTGGCCAGCCGCCTGCAAGCGCCACCCCACAAGCCTCAGGCCCACATCCAGGAGCTGAAGGCGGAGAGCCAGGACCTGGCCAGTGCACATAGCCAGGGGTCGAACCTTTGCTTCAGCACGTACCTTCCCATCATGGATAAAATTAACGCCGCGTATGAAACCGACTTCGAGGGCTGCATCAACAACTATGAAAACGCGAGCCTCGCCGTCGACGCCAAGTACACTTCCGCTTTCGAGGAGATCGTGAATAATGCCGAGAGGTCGTGCAGAAACCTGCATGCGTGTCAATATTGGTCCTATTCGAAGATGCCCCTCGAGGATGTGTTGTCAGGACTCGATTGCGCCACCTCTGTG GCTGCCGATGATGCCAAGATCTTTTACAACATCTCGAACACTGCCACGGAGCTCGGTGCTAAGATTCAGGCGGACTATCTCTCCATCGAGAGTAGGAAGGACTTGTGCGTGAACGATGCCGAGAGGACATATGTGGAGGGCACAACGAGCATCTATGAGCAGTTGAATGCTTGCTTAAGGGGCGATACTGTACCTACCCCATCCCCGGccacaccagcaccagctggGTTTTAG